A genomic stretch from Spongiibacter nanhainus includes:
- a CDS encoding LLM class F420-dependent oxidoreductase, which produces MKLGLHLGYWQKHPTDRFIELAQQAERLGFDSVYTAEAYGSDCFTPLAAIATQTSKIRVCTGVMQLSARTPACAATTAITLDHLSNGRLCLGVGVSGPQVVEGWYGQQFKRPLERTREWLDIFRQVVAREKPVEFSGKQYNLPYNGPNSLGLGKPLKSITHPLRKKIPVFLGAEGPKNIALAAERFDGWMPIFVSPYRMGIFDESLANKPDDFEINAMVNVIVNDNLEEAMFPGKMTMALYLGGMGAKDENFHQNLMGRMGFGDEAQKVQDLWYEGKHEEAIKAVPDALVDEISLVGPKERIRERLQDWKKSPVTTIMMGHRDHYETSVDTMEFIASEVL; this is translated from the coding sequence ATGAAACTGGGCTTACATCTGGGTTACTGGCAAAAGCACCCCACCGACCGCTTTATCGAGCTGGCGCAGCAAGCAGAGCGCTTGGGCTTTGATTCTGTTTACACCGCAGAAGCCTACGGCTCGGACTGCTTTACGCCACTGGCGGCCATTGCCACCCAGACCAGCAAGATTCGCGTGTGTACTGGGGTAATGCAGCTTTCCGCCCGGACCCCGGCCTGTGCCGCGACCACGGCTATTACATTAGACCATCTGTCCAATGGTCGCTTGTGCCTGGGTGTGGGGGTGTCTGGACCGCAGGTAGTAGAGGGTTGGTACGGCCAGCAGTTTAAGCGGCCCCTAGAGCGTACCCGGGAGTGGCTGGATATCTTCCGTCAGGTCGTGGCCCGGGAAAAGCCGGTGGAGTTCAGCGGCAAGCAATACAATCTGCCTTACAACGGCCCCAACAGCCTGGGGCTGGGCAAGCCCCTCAAGAGCATTACCCATCCGCTGCGTAAGAAAATCCCGGTATTCCTGGGGGCGGAAGGTCCCAAGAATATCGCTCTGGCAGCAGAACGTTTCGATGGCTGGATGCCGATTTTTGTGTCGCCCTACCGCATGGGGATATTCGACGAGTCACTGGCTAATAAGCCGGATGACTTCGAAATTAATGCCATGGTGAACGTCATCGTTAACGATAACCTGGAAGAGGCGATGTTTCCCGGCAAAATGACGATGGCGCTGTATCTCGGTGGTATGGGTGCGAAGGACGAGAACTTCCACCAGAATTTGATGGGGCGGATGGGCTTTGGCGATGAAGCACAAAAAGTACAGGACCTGTGGTACGAGGGTAAGCACGAGGAGGCCATCAAGGCAGTGCCCGATGCACTCGTAGACGAAATCTCTCTGGTTGGTCCCAAAGAGCGGATCCGGGAGCGCCTGCAGGATTGGAAGAAGTCACCGGTCACCACCATTATGATGGGGCACCGGGACCACTACGAAACCTCAGTGGACACCATGGAGTTTATTGCCAGCGAGGTGCTGTAG
- a CDS encoding Nramp family divalent metal transporter — MKRNWTQNLGMIGPGLVIAATGLGAGDLVTASVAGATLGATLVWAVIVGAAIKFLLNEGLARWQLSTDRTLLQAWLQHLPRWVCGYFLIYLCLWGLLVGAALMAACGLAAHALLPQLSINSWAAIHSLLALALVSRGRYRLFENAMKVLIGLMFVVVISALWRIDLSGLQIADSLLPPRIPDGELTMVLAVIGGVGGSVTLLCYAYWIREKGWRGAEYLPLARLDLLIAYSVTAAFAVGIMLLAASAAPETVSGGKMVVALADKLGALLGAEFRWVFLLGFWAAVFSSMLGVWQGVPYLFADFLAHWRAPAAADTTVSTQSPGYRGFLWFLALPPMALLLLGKPVWLVILYSAAGALFMPFLGLTLLYLNNRFIHQDQRNSAMGNALIVATIALFAMIALLKWV, encoded by the coding sequence ATGAAACGCAACTGGACTCAAAACCTGGGCATGATCGGGCCAGGCCTAGTGATTGCCGCCACCGGTTTGGGTGCTGGAGACCTAGTCACCGCCAGTGTTGCGGGGGCCACCCTCGGCGCCACATTGGTGTGGGCCGTTATTGTTGGTGCGGCCATTAAATTCCTGCTCAACGAGGGGCTGGCCCGCTGGCAACTGAGTACTGACCGCACTCTGCTTCAGGCTTGGCTGCAGCATCTGCCCCGCTGGGTGTGTGGGTACTTCCTGATCTATCTATGCTTGTGGGGTTTGCTGGTGGGCGCCGCGCTGATGGCCGCCTGCGGCCTCGCCGCCCACGCCCTGCTGCCCCAGTTGTCGATCAACAGCTGGGCGGCGATTCACTCACTGCTGGCCTTGGCGCTGGTATCCCGAGGTCGTTACCGGCTGTTTGAAAACGCCATGAAGGTGCTGATCGGATTGATGTTTGTGGTGGTGATTAGCGCCCTGTGGCGCATCGACCTCAGTGGCTTGCAGATTGCGGACTCCCTATTGCCACCCCGAATCCCAGATGGCGAGCTAACCATGGTACTGGCGGTGATCGGTGGCGTCGGCGGCAGCGTGACCCTGCTGTGCTATGCCTACTGGATTCGGGAAAAAGGCTGGCGGGGCGCAGAATATTTACCACTGGCCCGGCTCGACCTGCTAATCGCCTACTCGGTCACCGCCGCATTTGCGGTGGGCATCATGCTACTGGCCGCCAGCGCGGCACCGGAGACCGTCAGCGGCGGCAAGATGGTGGTAGCCCTGGCCGATAAGCTGGGCGCACTGCTGGGCGCCGAGTTCCGCTGGGTATTTTTGCTGGGCTTCTGGGCGGCGGTATTCAGCTCCATGTTGGGAGTATGGCAGGGCGTCCCCTACTTGTTTGCCGACTTCCTGGCCCACTGGCGGGCCCCCGCCGCAGCCGACACCACAGTATCCACCCAAAGTCCCGGCTACCGCGGCTTTTTGTGGTTTCTGGCACTGCCACCCATGGCCCTGTTATTGCTTGGCAAACCGGTGTGGCTGGTGATTTTGTACTCGGCGGCCGGCGCCCTGTTTATGCCGTTTTTGGGGCTGACCCTGCTCTACCTCAACAATCGTTTTATCCACCAAGACCAACGCAATAGCGCGATGGGCAATGCGCTGATCGTCGCCACCATTGCACTGTTTGCGATGATCGCCCTACTCAAATGGGTGTAG
- a CDS encoding dienelactone hydrolase family protein, with the protein MRLLSLFTLILALLLPASGFAGVKEKAVTLPDGLGSAVLYKASKSERKGPAVVVIHEWWGLNDYARSRAKMLAKEGYTAIAVDMYGHGKVADHPKDATAFMNAALEEPEKMGARFNAAMNILKAQKGVKEDKIFAIGYCFGGAVVLEQARAGADLAGVASFHGSLGTKNPAKEGAVKAKVMVAHGGADAMVPPKQLAGFVKEMASAGVDLQLHNYPGVMHSFTNPGATAKGKEFDMPLAYDEYADKDSWAALMRFLDE; encoded by the coding sequence ATGAGACTGCTAAGCCTGTTTACTTTGATATTGGCCTTGCTGCTGCCCGCCTCCGGGTTTGCTGGCGTGAAGGAAAAGGCGGTGACACTCCCCGATGGTCTGGGCAGTGCGGTGTTGTACAAGGCCTCAAAATCCGAGCGTAAAGGCCCGGCAGTAGTGGTGATTCACGAGTGGTGGGGCCTTAATGACTACGCCCGCAGTCGCGCAAAAATGCTGGCCAAAGAAGGTTACACCGCTATCGCAGTGGATATGTATGGCCACGGCAAGGTCGCCGATCACCCCAAGGATGCCACGGCATTTATGAACGCGGCATTAGAAGAGCCCGAGAAGATGGGTGCCCGTTTCAACGCGGCCATGAACATTCTCAAGGCTCAGAAGGGCGTAAAAGAGGACAAGATTTTTGCTATCGGTTATTGCTTTGGTGGCGCGGTGGTGCTGGAACAGGCCCGTGCCGGTGCTGATCTGGCCGGCGTTGCCAGCTTCCACGGCAGTCTGGGTACCAAGAATCCTGCCAAAGAGGGCGCGGTTAAAGCCAAGGTGATGGTAGCCCACGGCGGCGCCGATGCCATGGTCCCCCCCAAGCAACTGGCGGGCTTTGTGAAGGAGATGGCCTCCGCCGGTGTGGATTTGCAACTCCACAACTACCCCGGGGTGATGCACAGCTTCACTAACCCGGGCGCGACGGCCAAAGGCAAAGAGTTTGATATGCCCTTGGCCTACGACGAGTATGCCGACAAGGATTCTTGGGCGGCGTTAATGCGCTTTTTGGACGAGTAA
- a CDS encoding SET domain-containing protein codes for MAKSPARKTRAKKPYKVASSPIHGKGLFAATDIEDGQVLGVCKTRPATESGLHTLTLDDGSLFDVTCSLKYINHGRPSNVSYYDDFSVVALRDIAKGEELLHDYGEEWD; via the coding sequence ATGGCGAAATCCCCAGCACGTAAAACGCGGGCGAAAAAGCCCTACAAGGTAGCCAGCAGCCCTATCCATGGCAAGGGGCTGTTTGCCGCCACCGACATTGAAGACGGGCAGGTATTGGGGGTGTGCAAAACCCGCCCGGCGACAGAGTCGGGGCTCCACACCCTGACTCTGGATGACGGCAGCCTTTTTGACGTGACCTGTAGCCTCAAGTACATCAACCACGGTCGTCCCTCAAACGTCAGCTACTACGACGACTTCAGCGTGGTGGCGCTGCGGGATATCGCCAAGGGTGAAGAATTACTCCACGACTACGGCGAGGAGTGGGACTAA
- a CDS encoding response regulator transcription factor: MATILLVEDEHKLASFLLRGLGAEGYDCDWIDSSERFLSEIGSPQYELILLDRLVQDIDTLDYLPLVKKKQPKAMILMLTALQDVDQKVIGLQAGADDYLGKPFDFDELLARVTALLRRGGHQHGPIQQLSRGHLALNTDSHRVWLNQREVELTHLEYQLLKCFLSNPDSVLSRERILNKVWGSLADPLTNIVDVYIRRVRKKLSEASEAQQLDCHNESFIETVRGSGYRLGRGK; encoded by the coding sequence GTGGCAACTATTCTATTGGTTGAGGATGAGCACAAGTTGGCCAGCTTTTTACTTCGCGGTCTGGGCGCAGAGGGCTACGATTGTGACTGGATCGATAGCTCTGAGCGCTTTTTATCGGAAATTGGTTCACCGCAATACGAGTTAATCTTACTGGACAGGCTGGTCCAAGATATCGACACCCTCGATTACTTGCCGTTGGTCAAGAAAAAACAACCCAAGGCGATGATCTTAATGCTGACGGCTCTGCAAGATGTTGACCAAAAGGTGATCGGTTTACAGGCCGGCGCCGATGACTACCTGGGCAAGCCTTTTGACTTTGACGAGCTGTTAGCTCGGGTCACCGCCTTGCTGCGACGGGGCGGACACCAACACGGCCCCATCCAACAACTCAGCCGCGGTCACCTGGCACTAAACACTGACAGCCACCGGGTGTGGCTAAACCAACGGGAAGTGGAGCTGACCCACCTGGAATACCAGCTATTGAAATGCTTCCTATCCAACCCCGATTCGGTGCTGTCCCGGGAGCGCATACTCAACAAAGTGTGGGGCAGCCTGGCCGATCCACTGACCAATATCGTCGACGTCTATATCCGCCGGGTGAGAAAAAAACTGTCGGAAGCCAGCGAGGCACAACAGCTCGACTGCCATAACGAGAGCTTTATCGAGACAGTTCGCGGCAGTGGCTATCGCTTGGGTCGCGGTAAATAG
- a CDS encoding sensor histidine kinase, translating into MYKRKVIVFAALISVIVILTSALVIATTQITRTNLTQNNIAQALLNEHILVSGTSYRLFKQLTDELIFGKDANQAEVRNKSAIIDQSIAKIIQLEERQRKALGEEATQGSVEDTGALAELLDEIITEFRAVIAEQNRTQIQQRERIQRLLEVTIDNRFREAINAAVSRQSKVVASLNARIETLSQSILWYAILLALFTVPLVFIGFYWLLGVLYQPLNSIREGAEAIAQGNLNHRISRGFDAEFDSIAAAFNSMAEELSEQREKAQHSTRELEYQVSQRTAELTRANQLLQNNDTARKEFLADISHELRTPLSIIRGEAQVTLRQKHVSEQDYKNTLEEVLEQVLNLTRLVDDLLMIARAESGALRIVPQTVDMAELIGSTIDKVQSFSNSQPLALRTELADDLPLISCDPDRIAQVVMILLDNAINYAGKGVSVVIRCNRRGHALYLTVEDNGRGIDADILPFIFDRYFRAADARTGQGSGLGLAIAKAIVEAHKGSITATSAPGQGTRFTIELPTNGGASGNYSIG; encoded by the coding sequence ATGTATAAACGCAAAGTCATCGTCTTTGCCGCGCTGATTTCGGTCATTGTGATTCTGACGTCAGCGCTGGTTATTGCGACAACGCAGATCACCCGCACCAACCTGACCCAGAACAATATCGCTCAAGCCTTACTCAACGAGCATATCTTGGTGTCGGGCACCTCTTATCGCCTGTTTAAACAGCTCACCGACGAATTGATATTTGGCAAAGACGCCAACCAGGCCGAAGTGCGCAACAAGAGCGCCATCATCGACCAGAGTATTGCCAAGATTATTCAGCTGGAGGAGCGGCAACGGAAAGCGCTGGGCGAGGAGGCCACCCAGGGCAGTGTGGAGGATACCGGGGCGCTGGCAGAGTTACTGGACGAAATAATCACCGAATTTCGCGCCGTTATCGCCGAGCAAAACCGAACCCAAATCCAGCAGCGGGAGAGAATCCAGCGCTTGCTGGAAGTCACTATCGACAACCGCTTTCGGGAAGCCATCAACGCTGCGGTCAGCCGGCAAAGCAAAGTCGTGGCCTCATTGAACGCCCGTATTGAGACCTTAAGCCAATCGATACTGTGGTACGCCATTTTGCTGGCGCTCTTTACCGTGCCCCTGGTCTTTATCGGCTTCTACTGGTTGTTGGGGGTGCTCTATCAGCCACTGAACTCGATTCGAGAAGGCGCTGAAGCCATCGCCCAGGGCAACTTGAATCACCGGATTTCCCGGGGCTTTGACGCCGAGTTCGACTCCATCGCCGCCGCCTTTAACAGTATGGCCGAAGAGCTCTCGGAGCAGCGGGAGAAGGCCCAGCACTCTACACGGGAACTGGAATATCAGGTTTCCCAACGCACCGCAGAGCTGACCCGGGCCAACCAATTGCTACAAAACAACGATACCGCACGCAAAGAGTTCCTTGCCGATATCAGCCATGAGTTGCGCACACCGCTGTCTATTATTCGCGGCGAGGCACAAGTGACCCTGCGGCAAAAACACGTGTCAGAGCAGGACTACAAAAATACACTGGAGGAAGTCCTTGAGCAGGTCCTGAACCTTACACGCCTGGTAGACGATCTGCTGATGATCGCCCGGGCAGAATCCGGCGCGTTGCGCATTGTCCCGCAAACTGTCGACATGGCCGAGCTGATCGGCTCGACGATAGACAAGGTGCAATCCTTCAGCAACAGCCAACCCCTGGCGCTGAGAACAGAACTGGCCGATGACCTGCCCTTGATCAGTTGCGACCCAGACCGCATTGCGCAGGTGGTGATGATCTTGCTGGATAATGCCATCAATTACGCTGGCAAGGGGGTGAGCGTCGTGATCCGTTGCAATCGGCGCGGGCACGCGCTATACCTCACCGTTGAGGACAACGGCCGCGGTATTGACGCCGATATTTTGCCCTTCATCTTTGATCGCTATTTCCGCGCTGCCGATGCCCGCACAGGCCAAGGCTCCGGCCTGGGGCTGGCCATTGCCAAAGCCATTGTGGAAGCCCACAAAGGCAGTATCACCGCGACCTCAGCGCCGGGACAGGGCACCCGTTTCACTATTGAACTGCCTACCAATGGAGGCGCCAGTGGCAACTATTCTATTGGTTGA
- the nhaD gene encoding sodium:proton antiporter NhaD, with the protein MPLNVVAKSTTGLLGLLLALAFPSSAFAATGDIDLTSSTVGYASLIIFVFAYLLVMGEEKLHLRKSKPVLVAAGLIWMMIGWVYVQGGMSSESEHAFRHTLLEFAELMLFLLVAMTYINALEERRLFDVLRAWMVQKGFNYRTLFWLTGLLAFFISPIADNLTTALLMCAVVIKMAPDDNRFINLCCINIVIAANAGGAFSPFGDITTLMVWQAGIVQFQEFFSLFIPSLVNYGVPALIMSFFIGNRKPEAVYEEIELKRGAFRILALFLLTIVTAVCCHIFLHLPPVAGMMMGLGYLQFFGYFLRRSLPGSLARKRAKAEQTGDEEALQRLGSVVPFDVFNRVARAEWDTLLFFYGVVMCVGGLGFMGYLALMSDLLYNGPGPTFANITLGVASALIDNIPVMFAVLTMEPEMAHGQWLLITLTAGTGGSLLSIGSAAGVALMGQARGSYTFFGHLKWAPVIALGYVASILVHLWLNAGSFAVFN; encoded by the coding sequence ATGCCTCTGAATGTTGTCGCTAAATCAACAACAGGATTATTGGGCCTGTTGTTGGCACTCGCCTTCCCCTCCTCTGCCTTCGCCGCCACCGGCGATATCGACCTCACCAGCTCCACCGTGGGTTACGCTTCGCTGATTATCTTTGTCTTTGCCTACCTGCTGGTGATGGGCGAAGAAAAGCTGCATCTGCGTAAGTCCAAACCCGTGCTGGTGGCCGCTGGTCTGATCTGGATGATGATCGGCTGGGTCTATGTGCAGGGCGGTATGTCCAGTGAATCTGAGCACGCCTTCCGCCATACACTGCTGGAGTTTGCCGAGTTGATGCTGTTCCTGCTGGTGGCGATGACCTACATCAACGCCCTGGAGGAACGCCGCTTGTTTGATGTGCTGCGGGCGTGGATGGTGCAGAAGGGTTTTAACTACCGCACCCTGTTCTGGCTGACCGGCCTACTGGCCTTTTTTATCTCTCCCATTGCCGACAACCTCACCACCGCCCTGTTGATGTGCGCCGTGGTCATTAAGATGGCACCGGATGACAACCGCTTTATCAATCTGTGCTGCATCAATATTGTGATAGCCGCCAATGCCGGCGGCGCCTTCAGTCCCTTTGGCGATATCACCACGCTGATGGTCTGGCAGGCGGGCATCGTGCAGTTCCAGGAGTTCTTCAGCCTGTTTATTCCATCACTGGTCAACTACGGGGTACCGGCGCTGATCATGAGTTTCTTTATCGGCAACCGCAAGCCGGAGGCGGTGTACGAGGAAATCGAACTCAAACGCGGTGCTTTTCGTATCCTTGCCTTATTCCTGCTGACCATTGTCACCGCCGTCTGCTGCCATATCTTCCTGCACCTGCCGCCGGTGGCGGGCATGATGATGGGCCTGGGTTATCTGCAATTTTTCGGCTACTTTTTGCGCCGCAGTCTGCCCGGCTCCCTGGCCCGCAAACGCGCCAAGGCGGAACAAACCGGTGACGAAGAGGCCCTTCAGCGCCTCGGCAGTGTCGTGCCCTTCGATGTCTTCAACCGGGTCGCCCGGGCCGAGTGGGATACCCTGCTATTCTTTTACGGCGTGGTGATGTGTGTAGGCGGTCTGGGCTTTATGGGCTACCTGGCGCTGATGTCCGACCTGCTCTACAACGGCCCCGGACCGACCTTTGCCAACATCACGCTGGGGGTCGCCTCGGCGCTGATCGATAACATTCCGGTGATGTTTGCGGTACTGACCATGGAGCCGGAGATGGCCCACGGTCAGTGGCTGTTGATTACCTTAACGGCGGGTACCGGCGGTAGCTTGTTGTCGATTGGTTCAGCAGCCGGCGTTGCCCTGATGGGACAGGCCCGGGGCTCCTATACCTTCTTTGGCCACCTGAAGTGGGCACCAGTGATCGCGCTGGGCTACGTGGCCAGTATTCTAGTACATCTGTGGTTAAACGCGGGCAGCTTTGCGGTGTTTAACTGA
- a CDS encoding class 1 fructose-bisphosphatase gives MTHTRLSDYLQQQQVDDALQQVVHAVSRASNDINHALSKGALAGVLGAAGAENVQGEDQKKLDVIANDLLKATLSAEPAVRGVASEEEPDVVPCHQDGRYLVTFDPLDGSSNIDINSMVGTIFSVLAHTGSEDAVEADFLQAGRQQVAAGYVLYGPSVILVLSTGKGVAMFTLDPDSGDYLLTDDEVSIPADTGEFAINMSNQRFWAEPMQRYIAELLAGKDGPRGKNFNMRWVAAMVADVHRILCRGGLFSYPWDNRKPEQAGKLRLMYEANPMGFLVEQAGGKVWTPEGPILDIQPQQIHQRVPVILGAANEVQRCVDYHQAG, from the coding sequence ATGACCCACACTCGCCTCAGCGACTATCTCCAGCAACAGCAGGTTGACGACGCCTTGCAGCAAGTCGTTCACGCTGTCAGCCGCGCCAGTAACGACATCAATCACGCTCTTTCCAAGGGCGCACTGGCCGGCGTGCTAGGCGCCGCCGGCGCAGAAAACGTGCAAGGCGAAGACCAAAAAAAGCTCGACGTCATTGCCAACGACCTTCTCAAAGCAACGCTGTCGGCAGAGCCGGCGGTACGAGGTGTCGCTTCAGAGGAGGAGCCCGATGTGGTGCCCTGTCACCAAGACGGCCGCTACCTGGTCACTTTCGACCCCCTGGATGGCTCCTCCAATATCGATATCAATTCCATGGTAGGCACCATCTTCTCGGTGTTGGCCCATACCGGCAGCGAAGATGCTGTCGAAGCCGACTTCCTGCAAGCGGGCCGGCAACAGGTCGCTGCCGGCTATGTGCTGTACGGCCCCTCAGTGATCCTGGTTTTAAGCACCGGCAAGGGTGTGGCGATGTTTACCTTAGACCCCGACAGCGGCGACTACCTGCTCACCGATGACGAGGTCAGTATCCCCGCCGATACCGGCGAGTTCGCCATCAACATGTCCAACCAGCGTTTTTGGGCAGAGCCCATGCAGCGCTACATTGCCGAGTTGTTGGCTGGCAAGGACGGTCCCCGAGGCAAAAACTTCAACATGCGCTGGGTGGCAGCCATGGTGGCGGATGTGCACCGCATTCTGTGTCGCGGCGGCTTGTTCAGCTACCCCTGGGACAATCGCAAACCGGAACAGGCGGGCAAATTGCGGCTGATGTACGAGGCCAACCCCATGGGTTTTTTGGTGGAGCAGGCCGGCGGCAAAGTATGGACCCCGGAGGGCCCCATCCTGGATATCCAGCCTCAGCAGATTCACCAGCGGGTGCCGGTGATTTTAGGCGCTGCCAATGAAGTGCAGCGCTGCGTCGATTACCACCAGGCGGGCTGA
- a CDS encoding 23S rRNA (adenine(2030)-N(6))-methyltransferase RlmJ — MLSYRHGFHAGNHADVLKHLVQVLILDYMQIKPAPVHYIDTHAGAGMYDLAGGFASKNREYLSGIDKLRRDPRGLGEVLKRYLAVVELSTASAPQCYPGSPAIALSLLRPQDRATLFELHPRDCDSLIQQFYRRARIELADGFTGLPGLLPPKSRRALVLIDPPYEDKDDYLRTIDCLKVCQRRFSSGVYGLWYPLLPSAVSQAFKDQLIALSPNRYLYASLQVKEPTGERGMFGSAMFVINPPWGLEGQLTEALPTLAARLGEGGQGRYELNARLD; from the coding sequence GTGCTCAGCTACAGACACGGCTTTCACGCCGGTAACCACGCCGATGTGCTCAAGCACCTGGTGCAGGTATTGATTCTCGACTATATGCAGATCAAACCGGCGCCGGTGCACTACATCGACACCCACGCTGGCGCCGGTATGTACGACCTCGCCGGCGGCTTTGCCAGCAAGAACCGGGAATACCTCAGCGGTATCGACAAACTGCGCCGAGACCCGCGCGGGCTGGGTGAGGTACTGAAACGCTATCTGGCGGTGGTGGAGTTAAGCACGGCCAGCGCGCCGCAATGCTATCCGGGCTCTCCAGCGATTGCCCTGAGCCTACTGAGGCCCCAGGACCGCGCCACCTTATTTGAACTTCACCCCCGGGACTGTGACAGCCTGATCCAGCAGTTTTATCGTCGCGCCAGGATCGAACTGGCGGACGGTTTTACCGGGCTGCCGGGGCTGCTACCGCCCAAATCCCGGCGGGCATTGGTGTTGATTGATCCGCCGTATGAAGACAAGGACGACTATTTGCGGACGATCGACTGCTTAAAAGTATGCCAGCGCCGTTTCTCGTCGGGGGTTTACGGACTGTGGTATCCGCTACTGCCCTCTGCCGTGTCGCAAGCCTTCAAAGATCAGCTGATCGCTCTGTCTCCCAATCGCTATCTTTATGCGTCGTTGCAGGTCAAGGAGCCAACAGGGGAGCGCGGCATGTTCGGCAGTGCGATGTTCGTCATCAATCCGCCGTGGGGGCTGGAGGGGCAACTCACCGAGGCGCTACCGACCCTGGCAGCGCGCCTCGGCGAAGGTGGGCAGGGGAGGTATGAGCTCAATGCCCGGTTGGACTGA
- a CDS encoding cytochrome P450 translates to MATATSTDYRQLKNNHGLKHIPGSFGAPVIGHTFALVKDLYGTIDKQYKKYGNVSRFGLAGFKGVLLIGPDLFQQVYLDKDRNFSAEMGYMGSLGRYYKGALLLRDHEEHRFQRRMMQSAFKNDAMKGYIDTMGPMIADAVEHWDDTSKEMLFFPAIKQTLLDVAAKIFVGLDKDDKRAEEMNRDFSDVADGLMGIITKEIPGTKHYKAKKAERHMKAFFENLIEERRAGDGIDTFSYFTREKTEDGEYFSNEDITAHMSFLLFAAHDTTTSALSHLLYYLGQDMEAQQRLREEAEAIGKDFLEYEDLDKMPLAEVAVKEALRLHPSVMMMQRRTINDCELGGYHIPANTILFLTPMHTQRMEEYWDNPHKFDIDRWLEPRLEHKRHSFSFVGFGGGAHKCIGMHFALMQTKNFLHQFLRRYEFKLDPKATDNFQTVPLPKPLDDLPIVLKRIDK, encoded by the coding sequence ATGGCAACCGCAACAAGCACTGATTATCGCCAGCTCAAGAACAACCACGGCTTGAAGCACATTCCCGGCTCTTTTGGCGCGCCGGTTATTGGCCATACCTTTGCGCTGGTAAAAGATCTCTACGGCACCATCGACAAGCAGTACAAGAAGTACGGCAATGTGTCTCGCTTTGGTTTGGCGGGCTTCAAAGGTGTATTGCTGATCGGCCCAGACCTGTTTCAACAGGTATATCTGGACAAAGATCGCAATTTCTCCGCAGAGATGGGTTACATGGGCTCCCTGGGTCGCTACTACAAAGGGGCTTTGCTGCTGCGGGACCACGAAGAGCACCGCTTCCAGCGCCGCATGATGCAGTCGGCCTTTAAAAACGACGCCATGAAGGGCTACATCGACACCATGGGACCGATGATTGCCGATGCGGTGGAACACTGGGATGACACGTCGAAAGAAATGCTGTTTTTCCCGGCCATCAAGCAAACCTTGTTGGACGTGGCCGCCAAAATCTTTGTTGGCCTGGATAAGGACGACAAGCGCGCGGAAGAGATGAACCGGGACTTCAGCGATGTGGCCGACGGCTTGATGGGGATCATTACCAAAGAGATTCCCGGCACCAAGCACTACAAAGCCAAAAAAGCAGAGCGCCACATGAAGGCCTTCTTTGAGAACTTGATCGAAGAGCGTCGCGCCGGCGATGGCATCGATACCTTCAGTTACTTCACCCGTGAAAAAACTGAAGACGGCGAGTACTTCAGCAATGAAGACATCACCGCCCACATGAGCTTCCTGTTGTTTGCCGCCCACGACACTACTACCAGCGCTCTGAGCCACCTGCTGTATTACCTCGGCCAGGATATGGAGGCGCAACAGCGTCTGCGCGAGGAGGCGGAGGCCATTGGTAAGGACTTTCTCGAGTACGAGGACCTGGACAAAATGCCGCTGGCGGAAGTGGCAGTGAAAGAGGCGCTGCGCCTGCACCCCTCAGTCATGATGATGCAGCGCCGCACCATCAATGACTGCGAGCTGGGCGGTTACCACATCCCTGCAAATACCATTTTGTTCCTGACGCCGATGCACACTCAGCGCATGGAAGAGTACTGGGATAACCCCCATAAGTTTGATATCGACCGCTGGTTGGAGCCCCGCTTGGAGCACAAGCGTCACAGCTTCAGCTTTGTCGGCTTTGGCGGCGGTGCCCACAAATGTATTGGTATGCACTTTGCCCTGATGCAGACTAAAAACTTCCTGCACCAGTTCCTGCGTCGCTACGAGTTTAAACTCGATCCCAAAGCCACCGACAATTTCCAGACTGTGCCGCTGCCCAAGCCCCTGGACGATCTGCCAATCGTACTTAAGCGCATCGACAAGTAA